From Amia ocellicauda isolate fAmiCal2 chromosome 12, fAmiCal2.hap1, whole genome shotgun sequence, a single genomic window includes:
- the gucy1b1 gene encoding guanylate cyclase soluble subunit beta-1, with amino-acid sequence MYGFVNHALELLVLRNYGPEVWDDIKKEAQLDVEGQFLVRIIYEDAKTYDLVAAASKVLKVNAGEILQMFGKMFFEFCQESGYDTILRVLGSNVREFLQNLDALHDHLGTIYPGMRAPSFRCSDAEKGNNLILHYYSEREGLQDIVIGIIKTVAQQIHGTEIEMKVIQQKGEECDHIKFLIEEKDSEEEAFYEDLDGFEDSGSQETRISPYTFCKAFPFHLMFDRELVLTQCGNAIFRVLPQLQPGSCNLPSVFSLVRPHIDFSFHGILSHINTVFVLRSKEGLLDVEKSESEDELTGAEISCLRLKGQMIYLPEAENILFLCSPSVMNLDDLTRRGLYLSDIPLHDATRDLVLLGEQFREEYKLTQELEILTDRLQHTLRALEDEKKKTDRLLYSVLPPSVANELRHKRPVPAKRYDNVTILFSGIVGFNAFCSKHASAEGAIKIVNLLSDLYTRFDILTDSRKNPYVYKVETVGDKYMTVSGLPEPCRHHAQSICHLALDMMEIAGQVQVDGEPVQITIGIHTGEVVTGVIGQRMPRYCLFGNTVNLTSRTETTGEKGRINVSEYTYRCLQSAENADPQFQLEYRGPIAMKGKKEPMKVWFLSRKCSESDA; translated from the exons ATG TACGGCTTCGTGAACCACGCGTTGGAGCTGCTGGTGCTGCGGAATTACGGCCCCGAGGTCTGGGACGACATCAA AAAGGAAGCCCAGCTGGACGTGGAAGGACAGTTTCTGGTCAGGATTATTTATGAAGATGCCAAAACTTACGACCTCGTGGCCGCAGCCAGTAAAGTGCTCA AAGTCAACGCCGGGGAGATCCTACAGATGTTTGGAAAGATGTTTTTTGAGTTCTGTCAGGAATCCGGTTACGATACAATCCTGCGCGTGTTGGGATCCAATGTCCGGGAGTTTCTGCAG AACCTCGACGCGCTTCATGACCACCTGGGCACCATCTACCCTGGCATGCGGGCGCCGTCCTTCAGGTGCTCTGATGCCGAAAAGGGCAACAACCTCATCCTGCACTACTACTCCGAGAGGGAAGGCCTGCAGGACATCGTCATCGGGATCATCAAGACCGTGGCGCAGCAGATCCACGGCACCGAGATTGAAATGAAG GTGATCCAGCAGAAGGGCGAGGAGTGCGACCACATCAAGTTCCTCATTGAGGAGAAGGACTCGGAGGAGGAGGCGTTCTATGAGGACCTGGACGGCTTCGAGGACAGCGGCTCCCAGGAGACGCGCATCAGCCCCTACACCTTCTGCAAGGCCTTCCCCTTCCACCTGATGTTCGACCGGGAGCTGGTGCTCACACAGTGCGGCAACGCCATCTTCAGGGTGCTGccgcag CTCCAGCCTGGGAGTTGCAACCTGCCGTCGGTCTTCTCTCTGGTCCGCCCCCACATCGACTTCAGTTTCCATGGCATCCTGTCGCACATCAACACCGTGTTCGTGCTGCGGAGCAAG GAGGGCCTGCTGGACGTGGAGAAGTCAGAGTCCGAAGACGAGCTGACCGGCGCCGAGATCAGCTGCCTGAGGCTCAAGGGCCAGATGATTTATCTGCCGGAAGCCGAGAACATCCTCTTCCTCTGCTCCCCAAG CGTGATGAACCTGGATGACCTCACCCGGAGAGGGCTCTACCTGAGTGACATCCCGCTGCACGACGCCACCCgggacctggtgctgctggggGAGCAGTTCAGAGAGGAGTACAAGCTGACGCAGGAGCTGGAGATCCTGACCGACCGGCTGCAGCACACGCTGCGCGCCCTGGAGGACGAGAAGAAGAAGACAGACAG GCTTCTGTACTCCGTCCTCCCGCCGTCGGTGGCGAACGAGCTGCGGCACAAGCGCCCCGTCCCGGCCAAGCGCTACGACAACGTGACCATCCTGTTCAGCGGCATCGTGGGCTTCAACGCCTTCTGCAGCAAACACGCCTCAGCCGAGGGCGCCATCAAGATCGTCAACCTGCTGAGTGACCTCTACACGCGCTTCGACATCCTGACCGACTCGCGCAAGAACCCCTACGTGTACAAG GTGGAGACGGTGGGGGACAAGTACATGACGGTGAGCGGCCTGCCGGAGCCCTGCAGGCACCACGCACAGTCCATCTGCCACCTGGCGCTGGACATGATGGAGATCGCCGGTCAGGTGCAGGTGGACGGGGAGCCCGTACAG ATAACGATCGGCATCCACACCGGGGAGGTGGTCACGGGCGTGATCGGGCAGAGGATGCCCCGCTACTGCCTCTTTGGAAACACCGTCAACCTCACCAGCCGCACGGAAACCACGGGAGAGAAGGGCCGCATCAATGTGTCGGAGTACACCTACAG GTGTCTGCAGTCCGCGGAGAACGCAGACCCCCAGTTCCAGCTGGAGTACAGAGGCCCCATTGCCATGAAGGGGAAGAAGGAGCCCATGAAAGTGTGGTTTCTATCCAGGAAGTGCAGTGAAAGTGACGCTTGA